A genomic segment from Diospyros lotus cultivar Yz01 chromosome 5, ASM1463336v1, whole genome shotgun sequence encodes:
- the LOC127801831 gene encoding uncharacterized protein LOC127801831, translating into MATLASFLCYSPRPLLSSSRSPSPPSFAFFPIRPSRNPLKFPTLILASSASSSDGLYSTSENPRSKKSVLLNLIQEIEPMDVSLIQKDVPLTTVDAMKRTISSMLGLLPSDRFQVLIEALWEPLSKLLFSSMVTGYTLRNAEYRLCLERNLDMNEESAEALKKENIKLGTRRMLLDYEKRVKLSKKDETPQSESTSGNSSENIGIEGLGKITPEARDYIINLQSHLSSVKKELHEVKRKSAALQMQQFVGEEKNDLLDYLRSLQPEKVAELAEPTCPELKEVIHSVVHGLLATLSPKMYSRAPLSETASTGIINVRTEEDCIDLMENASLQYQPLMSLTRDYLARLLFWCMLLGHYLRGLEYRLELMELLSLPSNAENGSCGGDREQVD; encoded by the exons ATGGCGACCCTCGCTTCCTTCCTCTGCTACTCTCCTCGTCCTCTTCTCTCCTCTTCACgttctccttctcctccttccttCGCTTTCTTCCCCATTCGACCTTCTAGAAACCCTCTAAAATTTCCAACCCTAATTCTTGCTTCATCGGCCTCTTCTTCTGATGGCCTGTACTCCACAAGTGAAAATCCGCGCTCAAAG aaGTCAGTTCTTTTGAATCTGATACAAGAAATTGAGCCTATGGATGTGAGCCTAATTCAAAAAGATGTACCACTCACTACCGTGGATGCGATGAAGAGGACTATTTCTAGCATGTTGGGTTTACTTCCATCTGACCGGTTTCAAGTGTTAATTGAAGCTTTATGGGAACCTTTGTCCAAGTTATTGTTTTCATCAATGGTGACTGG GTATACATTACGGAATGCTGAATATAGACTTTGCCTTGAAAGGAACCttgatatgaatgaagaaagtGCTGAAgcattgaaaaaagaaaatattaaacttGGAACTCGAAGAATGTTGCTTGACTACGAAAAAAGGGTCAAATTGTCTAAAAAAGATGAGACCCCCCAATCTGAAAGCACAAGTGGCAATTCATCTGAGAATATTGGCATTGAGGGTCTTGGAAAAATTACACCTGAAGCTCGAGACTATATTATAAACTTGCAATCTCATTTGTCTTCTGTTAAAAAG GAGCTTCACGAAGTGAAGAGGAAAAGTGCTGCTCTTCAAATGCAACAGTTTGTTGGGGAGGAAAAGAATGATTTGCTGGACTACTTGAGATCGCTTCAACCTGAGAAG GTGGCTGAGTTAGCAGAACCAACATGCCCAGAGTTGAAGGAAGTGATCCACTCTGTAGTACATGGTCTGCTTGCAACCCTTTCTCCGAAAATGTATTCCAGGGCTCCCCTGTCAGAGACCGCCTCAACTGGGATAATAAATGTCAGAACCGAAGAAGATTGCATCGATCTCATGGAGAATGCTTCTCTTCAGTATCAGCCACTAATGTCATTAACTCGAGACTATCTGGCCCGTCTTCTATTTTG GTGTATGCTGTTGGGACACTACCTCAGAGGGCTCGAGTATCGGCTTGAGCTCATGGAACTTCTCTCCCTGCCAAGCAATGCAGAAAATGGTTCCTGTGGTGGAGATAGAGAGCAAGTTGATTGA
- the LOC127802819 gene encoding probable indole-3-acetic acid-amido synthetase GH3.1 — protein sequence MAVDSVLSSPLGPPACEKDAKALWFIEEMTRNADSVQERVLEEILSRNAETEYLRRFNLAGATDRETFKSKMPVVTYDDLQPDIQRIANGDRSEILSAHPISEFLTSSGTSAGERKLMPTIKEELVRRQLLYSLLMPVMNLYVPGLDKGKGLYFLFVKAETKTPGGLLARPVLTSYYKSDHFKTRPYDPYNVYTSPNEAILCPDSFQSMYTQMLCGLLDRLQVLRVGAVFASGLLRAIRFLQLNWPQLTQDIRTGTLNQKVIDPSLRECMGRIIKPDPELADFLVEECSKENWEGIIVRIWPNTKYLDVIVTGAMAQYIPTLDYYSSGLPLACTMYASSECYFGLNLNPMCKPSKVSYTIMPNMAYFEFLPHEPNTAGLTRGSPPRLVDLADVEVGKEYELVITTYAGLCRYRVGDILRVTGFHNSAPQFSFVRRKNVLLSIDSDKTDEAELQKAVDEASKLLREFNSSVVEYTSYAETKSIPGHYVIYWELLVKEPANSPGDEVLSRCCLAMEESLNSVYRQGRVADNSIGPLEIRVVKSGTFEELMDYAISRGASINQYKVPRCVSFSPIMELLDSRVVSAHFSPSLPHWTPERRR from the exons ATGGCTGTGGACTCTGTGTTATCGTCGCCGTTGGGGCCACCGGCGTGCGAGAAGGACGCGAAGGCGCTGTGGTTCATCGAGGAGATGACGAGAAATGCCGATTCTGTTCAGGAGAGGGTTTTGGAGGAGATACTGAGCCGGAACGCGGAGACCGAGTATCTCCGCCGCTTCAACCTCGCCGGAGCCACCGATCGGGAGACATTCAAATCCAAAATGCCGGTGGTCACTTACGACGATCTTCAGCCAGATATCCAGCGGATTGCCAATGGTGACCGTTCCGAGATCCTCTCCGCTCATCCTATCTCTGAATTCCTCACCAG CTCTGGAACGTCAGCCGGCGAAAGGAAACTCATGCCGACGATTAAGGAAGAGCTCGTTCGTCGGCAGTTGCTGTATAGTCTTCTCATGCCTGTGATGAACCT GTATGTCCCGGGCTTGGACAAAGGAAAGGGCCTTTATTTCTTGTTTGTGAAGGCAGAAACGAAGACCCCGGGCGGGCTTTTGGCCCGCCCCGTTCTGACAAGCTACTACAAAAGCGACCACTTTAAGACCCGACCCTACGACCCGTACAACGTGTACACGAGCCCGAACGAAGCAATCCTCTGCCCGGACTCATTCCAGAGCATGTACACGCAGATGCTCTGCGGCCTTCTGGACCGCCTCCAAGTCCTCCGAGTCGGCGCCGTGTTCGCCTCAGGCCTCCTCCGGGCCATCAGGTTCCTCCAGCTTAACTGGCCCCAACTCACTCAGGATATCCGAACCGGAACACTTAACCAGAAAGTCATCGACCCGTCACTCCGGGAATGCATGGGCCGGATAATTAAACCCGACCCGGAACTCGCGGACTTTCTCGTTGAAGAATGCTCGAAGGAGAACTGGGAAGGAATTATCGTAAGGATTTGGCCTAATACCAAGTACTTGGACGTGATCGTCACCGGAGCAATGGCTCAGTACATTCCGACACTAGACTATTACAGCTCCGGCTTGCCGCTGGCCTGCACCATGTATGCTTCGTCGGAGTGCTATTTCGGGCTCAATCTCAACCCCATGTGCAAACCGTCCAAAGTCTCTTACACCATCATGCCAAACATGGCTTACTTCGAGTTCCTCCCCCACGAGCCCAACACGGCCGGGTTGACCCGCGGGTCGCCTCCCAGACTCGTTGACCTCGCAGACGTGGAGGTCGGGAAAGAATACGAGCTCGTGATCACCACCTACGCCGGGCTGTGCCGCTACCGAGTCGGCGACATCCTCCGAGTCACAGGGTTCCACAACTCTGCCCCACAGTTCAGCTTCGTGAGGCGGAAGAACGTGCTGCTGAGCATCGACTCGGACAAGACCGACGAGGCCGAGTTGCAGAAGGCAGTGGACGAAGCGTCCAAGCTCCTGCGTGAGTTCAACTCTAGCGTGGTGGAATACACGAGTTACGCCGAGACGAAGAGCATTCCGGGCCACTACGTCATCTACTGGGAGCTGCTGGTGAAGGAACCGGCCAACTCGCCGGGCGACGAGGTGCTGAGTCGGTGCTGCCTGGCCATGGAGGAATCCCTGAACTCAGTGTACCGGCAAGGCCGAGTCGCCGATAACTCCATCGGGCCGCTGGAAATACGCGTGGTGAAGAGCGGAACGTTCGAGGAGCTGATGGATTACGCCATCTCGAGGGGCGCGTCCATCAACCAATACAAGGTGCCGAGGTGCGTTAGCTTTTCTCCGATCATGGAGCTTCTTGATTCCAGAGTGGTATCGGCGCATTTTAGCCCGTCGTTGCCCCACTGGACTCCAGAGCGACGCCGTTGA